The Candidatus Scalindua japonica genome includes a region encoding these proteins:
- a CDS encoding response regulator → MKEKILIIDDNKNIVLLLKTFLLQKGYDVSTAYAYCGAMEKMAGEDFDLVITDIDLGEEKTGIDILKEIKKTNPNCPVIVNTASRDNMILSDAKRFGAYDYLLKPLELKELLHSVHKALNLRSISDYNIILKKIDVYRRKNRQNI, encoded by the coding sequence GTGAAAGAAAAAATATTGATAATTGATGACAATAAGAATATTGTATTATTACTTAAAACCTTTCTTTTACAAAAAGGATATGACGTATCAACGGCTTATGCATATTGTGGTGCCATGGAAAAGATGGCCGGGGAAGATTTCGATTTAGTAATTACTGACATTGATCTGGGTGAGGAAAAAACAGGGATTGATATTTTGAAGGAAATAAAAAAAACAAATCCTAACTGTCCTGTAATCGTAAATACTGCAAGTAGGGATAATATGATATTATCTGACGCTAAACGGTTTGGTGCTTATGATTATTTACTTAAACCTTTAGAACTGAAAGAATTATTACATAGTGTTCACAAGGCGCTAAATCTTAGATCAATCTCCGATTATAATATTATTTTGAAAA
- a CDS encoding response regulator: MASILFVEKYKNQRLLFEQEFSQEGYDVTITSDGKDASDKVKTRPPDIIVMDVCILNISGVEAMSRILKKLKSIPLIIYTAYDSYKDVCRIWGADAYLVKSSDLTELTNKIEELLSKAVNPV; encoded by the coding sequence ATGGCATCTATACTTTTCGTAGAGAAATATAAAAACCAGCGATTACTTTTTGAGCAGGAGTTCAGTCAGGAAGGCTATGATGTCACAATAACTTCTGATGGAAAGGACGCTTCTGATAAAGTCAAAACGAGACCGCCAGACATAATAGTAATGGATGTATGTATATTGAATATAAGTGGTGTTGAAGCGATGAGTAGAATTTTAAAAAAACTCAAGAGCATTCCACTTATTATTTATACTGCATATGATAGTTATAAGGATGTTTGCAGGATATGGGGTGCAGACGCGTACCTGGTTAAATCCTCAGATTTAACCGAATTAACAAATAAGATTGAAGAGCTGCTTTCAAAGGCAGTTAATCCGGTTTAA